One Aerococcus urinaeequi DNA segment encodes these proteins:
- a CDS encoding hydroxymethylglutaryl-CoA synthase, translating to MNIGIDKLHFFTPHVYVDMEELAEARDVEPAKFTIGLGQTQQAVAPLTQDPVSMAANAAWPILTDEDKEAIDFIIVGSESGVDQSKAMAVHVHKLLGINPFARAIEMKEACYAATVGLQTAVSHIARHPESKVLVIATDIARYGLNTSGESTQGAGAVAMLISKDPRVAVINDDAVSYTGDIYDFWRPNYSTYAQVDGKFSNEQYLSYLETVWTEYKKRTNKTLDDFKALAFHLPYSKMGLKGLRQLLPEVDEAKQAALTDQFEASRVYNKRVGNIYTGSLYLSLISLLDQSQDLQAGDAIGLYSYGSGAVGEFFSITLVEGFKDMLADESHQAMLDNRVQLSVADYELIFQEELPTDGSQLVLSEDEEQFQLAGVEGHKRLYK from the coding sequence ATGAACATTGGTATAGATAAACTACATTTCTTCACACCACATGTCTATGTGGATATGGAAGAACTGGCTGAAGCAAGAGATGTTGAGCCAGCGAAGTTTACGATTGGTTTAGGTCAAACCCAGCAAGCAGTGGCGCCTTTAACCCAAGATCCAGTTTCAATGGCAGCCAACGCGGCTTGGCCAATTTTAACAGATGAGGATAAAGAAGCGATTGATTTCATTATTGTGGGATCAGAATCAGGTGTCGACCAATCAAAAGCAATGGCAGTCCATGTGCACAAGCTTTTGGGGATTAACCCATTTGCCCGTGCTATTGAAATGAAAGAGGCATGTTATGCAGCAACTGTTGGTCTTCAAACTGCTGTATCCCATATCGCTCGTCATCCAGAGTCAAAAGTGTTGGTGATTGCAACTGACATAGCTAGATACGGCTTGAATACTTCAGGAGAATCGACACAAGGTGCAGGTGCAGTAGCTATGTTAATTAGTAAAGACCCACGCGTTGCAGTCATTAACGACGATGCCGTTTCTTACACAGGGGACATTTACGACTTCTGGCGTCCAAATTATTCTACATATGCCCAAGTGGATGGTAAATTCTCTAATGAACAATACCTATCATACTTAGAGACAGTGTGGACTGAATATAAAAAACGGACCAATAAAACTTTAGATGACTTTAAGGCTTTAGCCTTCCATTTACCATATTCAAAAATGGGCTTAAAGGGCTTGCGTCAATTATTGCCAGAAGTGGACGAAGCTAAACAAGCAGCCTTAACAGACCAATTTGAAGCCAGCCGTGTCTACAATAAACGGGTTGGAAACATCTATACTGGGTCATTGTATCTAAGTTTAATTTCCCTATTGGATCAAAGCCAAGACCTACAAGCAGGTGATGCTATTGGCCTTTATTCATACGGATCAGGCGCAGTAGGTGAGTTCTTCTCTATTACTTTAGTGGAAGGCTTCAAGGACATGTTAGCTGACGAAAGTCATCAAGCCATGTTAGATAACCGCGTCCAACTATCGGTTGCCGACTATGAATTGATTTTCCAAGAAGAATTACCAACAGATGGTAGTCAATTAGTCTTATCTGAAGATGAAGAGCAATTCCAATTAGCTGGGGTAGAAGGCCACAAACGATTGTATAAATAA